The Thermacetogenium phaeum DSM 12270 genome segment TCCTTCCAGTTCCGCAACATCCGTAAACTCCATTACCATGAGCTTTCGTCTGCCGGGGTTTCCTTCCAAAATCTTATCCGCCAGAGGCTTTTTCTTCTGTCCTGCACCGATACGTGCCCCGCCGCGGTTGGTACCGTCCTTTGCCATACACATCACCTCGATTCATGTAAAAATAAACAGGGGATATACCCCGTTTGAAACTGCGATTTTTCGCGCGTGACCCCACGCCCGTTTCCGGGGTGAAAAGCGGTAGAGATCTAGGCCCCCCTACCCTATAAACTGCAGAGAATCTCAAAAGCTAAGCAGTTCTTTGAATTTCGTGAGATTTTTTGCATCTATTTTAAGCCGTTTTTCGGCATTGTTTTCAAATGAGATATTTGCCCCTATGAAAAAAGAAGTGAGTGTTTTTATTTACTTGTCAGTCAAATGAACAATTTGACAATTGGCCGTTATCCTGTCCAATAAAGTCTGGCAAAGGTGCTTGTCTTCGGCTGCATCTATCCATGCTGACAGTTCACGATTGGTTATAAAAATAATGCTTCTGGTTTCATTAAGAAAGGTAACTGCCCGGTAGAAAACCTGCAGTTCTGCCCTGGTTGGTTCCACATAAAAGACATCATCAATAATAATTAAGTCACATTCCTGCATATAAGAAAAGATCGCTTCTGCTTTTGGATTTGTGGCTTTCTTTTCTGCCACTGCGATAAAATTATCAAAACGGCTTGACCCCCTAAAATTGGACAATTAGTCTTTATTGCTAACTATTTCATAAAGTATCATTGAATTGTTTAGTCGGAAGGCGGCGGCCTTGACTGCCACCCCGCAGGTGGTAGGCCAGGAACTACCGACGGGGTGGCTCCGGGGAACATGTAGGCAAGGTGTGCACGCCCCGTCGGAAAACACATTTTACCATCTCCGGGGTCCCCGGCCGTCAAGGCTTCCCTGACGGCGCCGCCCAAAGACCTCCAGGGCCCACCAAAGAACATGTTAAACTTTTACTGGTTTTAACTCTACCTGGTTGTTTTTCAGCAGTTGATAGCATTCCAGCGGTGGTAAGTATTTAGTTGCTGAATGAATCCGGGTTTCGTTGTAAAAGCGGATAAAGTCGACAACCGTTGCATACGCTTCGGCATAGCTGGCAAACTCATGACGCGATAGGCATTCCTCCTCCAAGATAGCGTTAAATGACTCGATATGAGCGTTTAAATTGGGTGTTTTAAAGGGAATCCTTTCGTGCTCGATGCCAAGTTCCAGGCACGTCCCTCGAAAAGGTTGCTGATAAACTGCGGCCCGTTATCGGATCTGAAGATTGGTTTTTGTTCAGCTGTGTATAATTGCCGTTTAAAAAGAGCGTTTTTAAAGGTGATTACAGCATCCTTCGCTTCACAGGACAAACCGATATGGTAAGCTACAATGCAACGGTCAAAAACGTCAATAATCGGCATAATGAAAAAGAATCTGTCTTCCCCGGCAATGTAGCCGTATTTAAGATCGGCTTCCCAGAGCTGGTTGGAAGCCGTAATGACCCGGTTCCTGGCCAGCCGGCGGGGATGTTTGCGCTTTATTTTCCGCTGCGGCCTTAAGATATCCAGTTCCTTGCAAAGCCGGTACACCTTTTTCTTGTTAATGATCAGGTGAAACTTCCGGCGCAGGCAGTGGGTTAATTTTAAGTATCCATAGGCAAACCCTTCGGCGGTAATTAATTCGCACAACCATTCTTTGACCTGTTCGTTGCTCACCACCTTGTTATCGCTGGTGAAGGTATAATGGGATTTAGGCCGGCCGCCGGCAAAGATCCTGGGTTTGGGTTGGCGCTTTAAATTAGCGTAATACGTGGAACGGCTGATCCCGATAATCCGCAAAACCAGGGAGACTTTATATCCCAAAGAGATCCATTTTTGCGCCACGGCTATTTTATCGGGAAGGGTAGGTTCGTTTTTTTAACAAATCACGAAGAATGGCGATTTCCAGGTCTTTTTCGCCCAGCAGTTTCTTTAGTTGTTCATTCTCCTTTGTTATCTTCTTGTAATCAGGAGGAATACAGGAGCCGTTTGTTCCTGGTACCTCCTTTTGCGGGTAAAATGTGCCGTATCTTTTATAGCACCTTGCCCAGCGGGCGACCAGGCTGGGTGCAATATCATGTCTTCTGGCCACGATCGAGGCATTGCCCGTTTCCAGGGTTTCTTTCACGATCTGCATTTTCATCTCTGGTGAATATTGTTTTCTGTTCAACTAAATCATACCCCCTTACTTAACTGTAACAGATTGTGGTCTAACTGTCCAATCTCGTTAGGGGGCTAAATAGAAAAGGCGCATAATAGGTTTTATGTCCATTGCTGATTGCAGTTTCTCCAAGCTGCGCTGCAAGACCGGTCTTACCCGTCCCGCATTTTCCCAGCAGGATTAAATTTTGCTCTTCCTTAAGCCATGTCAGGTTGGATAACTGTTTAATCTGCCATTTTAAGCCCTTGTTTGAGTTCGATACGTCAAATGCTTTGTTTGGAAGCTTACTTGCCTTCCTCAGCCTGGTGTGTTTTTGTCTGGCCCTAATCTCCAATTCTTTTTCTAACACCATCTTAAGATAGTCAAGGTTTGATAGTTTCTCATCGTTCAAATCAATGTATCCTCTTGCGATATTCCAAAGGTTGAGCTTTTGGGCCAATTCACGGATTTCTGTTATATCAGCCATCGATTTCCCTCCTTATTTCTTTACTCCTCGCCAAATGGTTAAAATACTGCTGATTCGGCAAAAACTTCTTAGCTATATGCTCTCCGTACTGATACATGAGATAAGCCAAAAGCTCATAGGCACTGCAGCGTTCAGTATCAATGCAGTATTCTATTCCATCAAGCAATTGTCCAATTGTATAAAACTTTGTCATCCGGTATAATCGAATGCAATGTGTATTAAAATATTTCGGCTGTTGCTGCTCCATCCGGCGAATGAATTCCTGAGCTATTTCGTATTCTGCAAAATATTGTTTTATGATGGTTAAAGAAACCCTGTCTCTGCTGTAATTTTCTTCTGGTTTGAACAACTGCCCGGTATCTTCTGTGACTGGATATTTAGCCAATAAATCATTTGTTTCAGCATCATAGAACAAAAGCATTTCACCATCATCTTCGATGCGAATGCGTTTATGAGCATCCATCATACCTGTATTAATCTGATAACGGTTGCCTTTATAACTTACCACTCCATCCTTATCAAAGGAGGCAACAGTGCTTGATACTTCGGAATAAGGTTTGACATGGAACAGGTATTTTTGCTCTTCCATGAACATTTCACGCGGTACTTTTCTGGCCACAGTATGTATTCGCCCGTTGCCTTCCCTATCTAACCATGCAAGGGCAGCACTGTTAAGGCAATCAATTCCGGTGTATATCCTGCCCTCAAAAAAACTTTGCTTTATGTATCCAATCACCTCTTCAACCTTGCCTTTACTTTGAGGATCTCTTGGTCTACATAGCAAAACATTGTAACCTATACGCTTAACATATTCTTCAAATGTGGGTACGAATATGATATTCCCCAGATTTTCACTGACTACATAGACACGGTCAAGGTCATAAAGAATAGTCTGTGTACTTCCTCCAAAATATTGGAATGCATAGTTATGAGCTTTAATGGCTGTTTTGGTTGTAAAGGGATCCGGTGAAAAATAAACAAATTTCATTCTGCTATAACTCAGAACCATGCAGAAGAAATATATTCGTACAATTCGCCCGTACATGTCCTTAAGTTTGTATTGACCAAAATCCGCCTGCGCTTCATATCCCGGTGGAGAAATTTCACGGGGTGAGGTTTTACGTTTACTGGCATGCGGATAACCGTGCTGTTCCCTTAAGGCTTTCATATAGCGGTAGAATGTAGCTCGTTTAACTTGTAGATCAGGGAAGGCCTCCACCAATTTGAGATAGATGTTTGTATCCCTCATTTGTGGACAAATTTTCAAATGTTCCAGTATGTACTGGCGGTAGTTATCCATGTGGTACCTTTCCTTTTCAGCTTCCCTTACATAATCTTCTTCGCTCATATTCCAGTATTTGCTGACAGAAGAATAGGTAATCCCCAGTGCTTTTGCGGTTTTTGTCTATAAATGCTACAATAATAGTGAGCCAATAAAGAGGAAAACGCCAGAAAAAAAGTGAGCCACTTCTAATAAAAAACCTGTATAATTCAGAGGGTAAAGCAATCTGATATACAGGGGGCGAAAGGGTGTCAATAGAAGTGGAAATTTATGAAAGAATCCGATATCTCCATGAGCATGAAGGAATGGGTCAAAGGGCAATCGCCAAAGCCCTTGGGATATCACGCAACACAGTAAAGAAATACTATGATGGATCGCATGTGCCATGGGAAAGGCAAGGGATAAGTGGCCGAAAACCCTATGTAATAACTGAGGATGTAATAGCATTCATAAAAGAATGTCTTGCTCAGGATGAAACTGAGAATATTAAAAAACAAAGGCATACGGCCAAAAGAATTTACGATCGGTTGGTTGATGAAAAAGGTTTTACCGGCGGAGAATCAACGATCCGAGAGGTAGTGGCCCAGCTAAGAGAAACTAAAACAGATGCATTTATTCCATTGGCATATGATCCTGGTGAAGCCATTCAAATTGACTGGGGAGAAGCAAAGATATATCTTGCCGGCAAGAAAATAACAGTAAACATATTTTGCATGAGGGAATGCTATAGCGCTGATATTTATTGTGCCGCATTCTACCGCCAGAATGAAGAAAGCTTTTTGGAAGCTCAAATCTCCGGTTTCGAATACTTCGGGGGAGTCTCAAAGCGTGTCATTTTTGATAACGCCAAGGTTGCAGTCAAAGAAGGCTTTGGAGCACACGCAAAGGTTCAGGATAAATACAAAGCATTGTCTGCCCACTATGCTTTCCAATGTGAGTTTTGTAACGTTGCGGCTGGTCATGAAAAAGGCCTGGTCGAGGGCCTGGTAGGCTGGGTCAGACGAAATATCTTCGTTCCGATTCCCAGAGTAAACTCCATACAAGAGCTTAACAACGAGTTGATGAACAGATGCCTTAAATACCGCAACCACAAGATAAAGGGCAAGCCGTCAACTGTCGGCGAAATGGCAGCGGTCTCAAGGGCGCATATGACACAACTGCCACGCTATAAATTCGATTCAAGCAAAACCATAACAGTAAGGGCTGACAGTTTCTCAACTGTCAGATTTGACCACAACAACTATTCAATCCCTTGTCAGTATGCCGGCAAGGAGGTCAGTATCAAGGGTTTCGGCAACGAAGTTGCAATGTTTTACCGAAATACGGAGATAGCACGATATACTCGCTGCTATGAAAGAAACAAAACCATGTATCGTCTCGAACATTACATTGATCTCATAGAGAAACGTCCAAGGAGTGTATTTAACGCCAAACCCGTCAAGGACAGTATATCCGCTGAACTCATTGAAATTGGCAGAAAATTATCCGGTCCGCAAGAGATGGTGAAGCTCATACGCCTTTTAGTTGACTATGGTGAAGAGAAACTGATAGCCGCCATAAGCCATGTACAGAGCCCTGAAATATCTGTAGAACAGATACAGGCCTATCTAATGCCCAACTTCACCCCTGCAAAGATTCAGCCTGATATTGATATTAAAGTAGCTCGGCCGCAGTTTGATAAATATGACTCTCTTATGAAAGGAGATGCTGTGGTATGAGCGAGATAAACCCTGTAAAAGAGACCATCAGGCTATATGCCAAACAGCTTAGAACTCCTACTTTTTCAAGGTACGAGAATGTCATAAGGCAGTTAGCCCCCAGTGACGGTTATGATCAGTTCTTGTGTCAGTTGATGAAACAGGAACTTAACCAACGCCAGGAAACAAGTCAAAGGCGAAGGATAAAAAAAGCCGGTTTTCCAATCACAAAATCTTTGGATGAGTTTGAATTCAGCAGGCTTGAGCATGTATCTGAAGCCTTTGTAAGGGAACTATCATCTTGTGACTTCATAAACAACCGACAAAATGTCGTAATGATCGGCAATCCGGGCTCAGGGAAAACACATTTGGCTATAGGCTTAGGTATGAAAGCCTGTTATGCCGGGTTCAATGTCAAATTTTACACTGCGGTTAACCTCGCCAACGAACTTGCAGAAGCTATTGAATTCCGCCGGCTCTCCAAGCTGGAAAAGAGTCTTGCTAAGATTGATCTGCTGATCATTGATGAACTAAGTTATCTTACCTTTAACCGCCATCAATCTGAAATGCTGTTTCAGGTTATATCAGACCGCTCAGAAAGAGCCAGTGTGATTATTACCACAAACCTTGAGTTTTCTCGCTGGACTGAGCTGTTCGAAAATGAAATTATGGTTGCAGCTTTAATCGACAGAGTCACCTTTCGATCTTTCATACTGAATATGAATGTTCAAGAATCTTATCGTCTTGAGCAGACGATATCCAAAATGAAACAAGGACAATGAATCTGCCCCACCGCATTTATTCCACGGTCTTCTTGACAATGAGCCTCTCATGGTATGTTGTCTGGCATCAGCGGCACAACCCTTGCTGAACAAGGAGCCGGGCTTCGCTAGGGGGTTGATGCCTGGCTGGCCAGCCTAACATACCATGCACTCATTATCAAGAAGCTTTCGGCGGCATAAACGCTGGTTTGGTTCATTAAAGGTGGCTCAATATTTTTTCAGCGTTTCGAGCGTAAATGGCTCACTTTTTTTCTGGCGAAAGTGGATCAAAATTTTTCTGGCGACTGGCTCAATATTTTATTGACATTCGCAGCATTACGCTAAAAGAAAGGCTGGTGAGGTAAATGAGTCATACACCATTTGGCTACCGTATTGAAAACGGAAAAGCCGTAATTGATAAAGAGGCTGCAGAGCAGATAAAAACATTGTTCCAATCTTACCTGAGCGGCGATTCCTTGGTGACAGCAGCTAAGAAAGCAGGTATTAAAGCTTTCCATTCCGGTATCGGCAGAATGCTACGAAATACCCGATACCTCGGTGATGAGTTTTATCCGCCGATTATTGATCAGGACACTTTCAACACTGCCGAGGCGGAACGAATTATGCGGGCGGAAAGACTCGGTCGTACCAAAAAGTTTAAACAAGAAAAAGAGGTCGTCTATCCTACCACCTTTCGCATGAAAGAGGGAACAGAAGAATTCGACGACCCATTCGGACAGGCGGAATACGCCTACAGTTTAATTGAAACGGATGTGGAAAATTATGGCAGTCAGTAAAAATGTCACAGTTATTCCGGCCAGGAAGCATACTCGCAAGAGCAAGGACGAGGAAAAACCGAAACTACGCGTTGCTGCTTACTGCCGTGTTTCCACAGACAGCGAGGAGCAGGCTACCAGCTATGACACACAGATTGAGCATTACACTGCCTACATACAAGGGCACCCCGACTGGATGCTGGCAGGAATATTTGCTGATGACGGCATTTCCGGTACCAATACTAAGAAGCGTGAAGAATTCAACCGCATGATTGACGAGTGTATGGCCGGTAATATCGATATGATCATCACAAAGTCCATTAGCCGCTTTGCCCGAAACACACTGGATTGTTTGAAATATATCCGTCAACTTAAGGACAAGAACATTCCGGTCTATTTTGAGAAAGAAAACATAAACACCATGGATTCCAAAGGTGAGGTAATGATTACGATCATGGCCTCTCTCGCCCAACAGGAAAGTCAGTCCTTAAGCCAGAATGTTAAGCTAGGCTTGCAATACCGATATCAACAAGGTGAAATCCAAATCAACTGCGCCCGGTTTCTCGGTTATACCAAGGATGAAAACAAACATCTAGTGATTGTTCCCGAGGAAGCTGAAATTGTAAAACGCATCTACCGAGAATACCTTGAAGGCGCTAGTATGCTAAAGATAGCCCGTGGATTAGAAGCTGATGGAATTTTAAACGGAGCAGGCAATGAAAGATGGCATACCAGCAATATAAACCACATCCTGCGGAACGAAAAATATATTGGGGATGCCCTTTTGCAGAAAACTTATACCGTTGACTTTCTAACAAAGAAACGCGTTAAGAACAACGGCATTGTTCCTCAATACTATGTAGAAAATAGCCATGAAGCCATTATCCCGCGTGAAATTTTCATGCAGGTGCAGGAAGAGCTTATCCGCCGCCGTATTGTACACACAAGCCCGAACGGAAAGACCAGAACCTTTAGCAGCAACCACGTCTTCGCTCAGATAGTCATTTGCGGCAAATGTGGCGAGGTTTTTCGCAGGGTGCATTGGAATAACCGCGGGAAGAAATCCATCGTCTGGCGCTGTGTCAGTCGATTAGAAAATACAGGCTTGTTCTGCGATGCCCGCACGGTATTGGAGAGCACCATCGAGCAAGTGCTGGTCACCGCTATTAATCAGACGCTCTGTGACAAGGACTCTTTCCTCACTACGCTACGGGACAACATCGCCACTGTCATAAATAGAGAAAGCGACAAGGCCTTAGCGGATATCGATAAGCGGCTTGAGGAACTGCAAACGGAACTGCTGAAGCTTGCCACCTCCAATGCCGATTATGATAAAGTCGGTGATGAGATTCACCGCCTTCGTGACCAAAAGCAGAAGCTGCTTCTTGAAAACGCCAACCGTGATGAACTTAAAAAGCGTATGGCTGATATGAGCACATTCCTAAAAAAGCAATCCACCGCCCTCGCCGAATATGACGAGAAGCTTGTCCGACGGCTTATTGAAAAGGTCAGCATCCACGAGGATAAATTCACTGTGGAATTTAAGTCCGGCTTAACGGTGGATGTGAATGAATAGAGTAAAAATGAGCAAGGCACTCTATGAAACATAGAGTGTCTTGCTCTTATTAACATTGGATATCAATAAGTTTTTTATTCATTAACTCAGATTTAATACTTAATAAATTTATCCCCCGGAACGCCACAAATACTGCATTTTTCAGGCTGAAACTTCTCGATATTTCCACAGACAGGGCAAAGATAATAAAAGACTTCTTCTGTATTATCAAGGTTCTCCAGTGCATCCTTGTAAAGACCGGCATGAACCTCTTCCGCTTTCATAGCAAATGTAAATGACATAGCGGCAGCCTTATTACCTTCAGCTTCTGCTTGTTTTACGAAAGGAGGATACATTTCTTTATATTCATAGGTTTCGCCGTTAATCCCATCCTTCAAGTTATCTGCCGTTGAACCAATTTTTCCGGCCACTTCAAAATGCTTTAGTGCGTGAATGGTTTCGGCGTCAGCTGCAGCTCTAAACAATTTCGCTGCATTGAGATTTCCGTCTTTTTCGGCTTTCTTGGCATAGGCTGTATACTTTCTGTTTGCTTCGGCTTCTCCAGTAAATGCAGCCATCAAATTTTTAAGTGTCTTATTTTCACTCATGTTTTTGTCCTCCTCGCTTTTATTAAAAGCTTCTAATAATTTTTTAACAGTTTCTTTTGGGAAACCTTCCGGCTGTTTTTCTCCCAGAAGTGATTGTAAGAATTCCTGAGCGTTCTCGCTTTGTGGCAGCATATATCCCGCTTCACGGATAATATCCTCCGCCATAATATGATTAGATTTTTCGATGGCGACAGCCAGTTTCCCGGGAAGTCCCGCGACTATATTCTCCTGTTCCGACTTGCTGCGCGTCAACGCTTTCAGCGCATCGATAACAGGCTGGGTTTTATTTTGCTGCTTCGGATACTCTTTCGGTACCATTGAAATTGCTCCGGATGGGCAGGCATCCGCACAATCGCCGCAGCCGATGCACTTATCAACATCAATTATACTGTTTTCTGTATCGGTCGCCCCG includes the following:
- a CDS encoding ATP-binding protein, whose translation is MAEKKATNPKAEAIFSYMQECDLIIIDDVFYVEPTRAELQVFYRAVTFLNETRSIIFITNRELSAWIDAAEDKHLCQTLLDRITANCQIVHLTDK
- a CDS encoding integrase core domain-containing protein, which encodes MELGIEHERIPFKTPNLNAHIESFNAILEEECLSRHEFASYAEAYATVVDFIRFYNETRIHSATKYLPPLECYQLLKNNQVELKPVKV
- a CDS encoding DDE-type integrase/transposase/recombinase; the protein is MGYKVSLVLRIIGISRSTYYANLKRQPKPRIFAGGRPKSHYTFTSDNKVVSNEQVKEWLCELITAEGFAYGYLKLTHCLRRKFHLIINKKKVYRLCKELDILRPQRKIKRKHPRRLARNRVITASNQLWEADLKYGYIAGEDRFFFIMPIIDVFDRCIVAYHIGLSCEAKDAVITFKNALFKRQLYTAEQKPIFRSDNGPQFISNLFEGRAWNLASSTKGFPLKHPI
- a CDS encoding transposase, with protein sequence MNRKQYSPEMKMQIVKETLETGNASIVARRHDIAPSLVARWARCYKRYGTFYPQKEVPGTNGSCIPPDYKKITKENEQLKKLLGEKDLEIAILRDLLKKRTYPSR
- a CDS encoding ATP-binding protein; this translates as MADITEIRELAQKLNLWNIARGYIDLNDEKLSNLDYLKMVLEKELEIRARQKHTRLRKASKLPNKAFDVSNSNKGLKWQIKQLSNLTWLKEEQNLILLGKCGTGKTGLAAQLGETAISNGHKTYYAPFLFSPLTRLDS
- a CDS encoding DDE-type integrase/transposase/recombinase — protein: MGITYSSVSKYWNMSEEDYVREAEKERYHMDNYRQYILEHLKICPQMRDTNIYLKLVEAFPDLQVKRATFYRYMKALREQHGYPHASKRKTSPREISPPGYEAQADFGQYKLKDMYGRIVRIYFFCMVLSYSRMKFVYFSPDPFTTKTAIKAHNYAFQYFGGSTQTILYDLDRVYVVSENLGNIIFVPTFEEYVKRIGYNVLLCRPRDPQSKGKVEEVIGYIKQSFFEGRIYTGIDCLNSAALAWLDREGNGRIHTVARKVPREMFMEEQKYLFHVKPYSEVSSTVASFDKDGVVSYKGNRYQINTGMMDAHKRIRIEDDGEMLLFYDAETNDLLAKYPVTEDTGQLFKPEENYSRDRVSLTIIKQYFAEYEIAQEFIRRMEQQQPKYFNTHCIRLYRMTKFYTIGQLLDGIEYCIDTERCSAYELLAYLMYQYGEHIAKKFLPNQQYFNHLARSKEIRREIDG
- the istA gene encoding IS21 family transposase, whose product is MSIEVEIYERIRYLHEHEGMGQRAIAKALGISRNTVKKYYDGSHVPWERQGISGRKPYVITEDVIAFIKECLAQDETENIKKQRHTAKRIYDRLVDEKGFTGGESTIREVVAQLRETKTDAFIPLAYDPGEAIQIDWGEAKIYLAGKKITVNIFCMRECYSADIYCAAFYRQNEESFLEAQISGFEYFGGVSKRVIFDNAKVAVKEGFGAHAKVQDKYKALSAHYAFQCEFCNVAAGHEKGLVEGLVGWVRRNIFVPIPRVNSIQELNNELMNRCLKYRNHKIKGKPSTVGEMAAVSRAHMTQLPRYKFDSSKTITVRADSFSTVRFDHNNYSIPCQYAGKEVSIKGFGNEVAMFYRNTEIARYTRCYERNKTMYRLEHYIDLIEKRPRSVFNAKPVKDSISAELIEIGRKLSGPQEMVKLIRLLVDYGEEKLIAAISHVQSPEISVEQIQAYLMPNFTPAKIQPDIDIKVARPQFDKYDSLMKGDAVV
- the istB gene encoding IS21-like element helper ATPase IstB; its protein translation is MSEINPVKETIRLYAKQLRTPTFSRYENVIRQLAPSDGYDQFLCQLMKQELNQRQETSQRRRIKKAGFPITKSLDEFEFSRLEHVSEAFVRELSSCDFINNRQNVVMIGNPGSGKTHLAIGLGMKACYAGFNVKFYTAVNLANELAEAIEFRRLSKLEKSLAKIDLLIIDELSYLTFNRHQSEMLFQVISDRSERASVIITTNLEFSRWTELFENEIMVAALIDRVTFRSFILNMNVQESYRLEQTISKMKQGQ
- a CDS encoding serine integrase family protein — translated: MSHTPFGYRIENGKAVIDKEAAEQIKTLFQSYLSGDSLVTAAKKAGIKAFHSGIGRMLRNTRYLGDEFYPPIIDQDTFNTAEAERIMRAERLGRTKKFKQEKEVVYPTTFRMKEGTEEFDDPFGQAEYAYSLIETDVENYGSQ
- a CDS encoding recombinase family protein translates to MAVSKNVTVIPARKHTRKSKDEEKPKLRVAAYCRVSTDSEEQATSYDTQIEHYTAYIQGHPDWMLAGIFADDGISGTNTKKREEFNRMIDECMAGNIDMIITKSISRFARNTLDCLKYIRQLKDKNIPVYFEKENINTMDSKGEVMITIMASLAQQESQSLSQNVKLGLQYRYQQGEIQINCARFLGYTKDENKHLVIVPEEAEIVKRIYREYLEGASMLKIARGLEADGILNGAGNERWHTSNINHILRNEKYIGDALLQKTYTVDFLTKKRVKNNGIVPQYYVENSHEAIIPREIFMQVQEELIRRRIVHTSPNGKTRTFSSNHVFAQIVICGKCGEVFRRVHWNNRGKKSIVWRCVSRLENTGLFCDARTVLESTIEQVLVTAINQTLCDKDSFLTTLRDNIATVINRESDKALADIDKRLEELQTELLKLATSNADYDKVGDEIHRLRDQKQKLLLENANRDELKKRMADMSTFLKKQSTALAEYDEKLVRRLIEKVSIHEDKFTVEFKSGLTVDVNE
- a CDS encoding ferritin family protein produces the protein MADKYAVRNIRLCTKDCLCLYVCPTGATDTENSIIDVDKCIGCGDCADACPSGAISMVPKEYPKQQNKTQPVIDALKALTRSKSEQENIVAGLPGKLAVAIEKSNHIMAEDIIREAGYMLPQSENAQEFLQSLLGEKQPEGFPKETVKKLLEAFNKSEEDKNMSENKTLKNLMAAFTGEAEANRKYTAYAKKAEKDGNLNAAKLFRAAADAETIHALKHFEVAGKIGSTADNLKDGINGETYEYKEMYPPFVKQAEAEGNKAAAMSFTFAMKAEEVHAGLYKDALENLDNTEEVFYYLCPVCGNIEKFQPEKCSICGVPGDKFIKY